Within Amedibacterium intestinale, the genomic segment ATATCCATCAGGATATAAAAACAAAACAAAATTCAATGGAAATAACATTGACGTATACCTATGAGAAAAAAAATCCGGTAAAAGAACCACAGATGCTGATTTTAGATGAAGAACTTCCTTTTAATTATCTGCAATATAATGGAACAACTAGAAAAGAAGAAAATGGAATCATAACCGCAAAAACGGTATATGAAATATTCTGGAATGAGGAGTCTGGAAGTTATAATACATTCTCTGTGAGATGGTCTTTTGGAGATTACAGCGAGAATAATCAGGATTTTACAATTGATAAAACACCGGTATCGACTCCAAAAGAAAGTGAAAATGATTAAAAGCAGATTGGCTCTGCTTTTTCTTTACCAGGAAAGGAGCATATTTTATGAAGATTTTACATACTGCCGACTGGCATTTGGGAATTGCATTGCATAAACAAAGTTTAATGGAAGATCAATATGATTTTATAAAACAGTTAAAACAAATTGTGATGGATGAAAACATCGATGTGATCATCATTGCAGGAGATATTTACGATACGACACTTGCCAGTAAAGAAGCCATCGAACTCTATGATAAGTGCATGCATATGCTTTGTATGGAGTTACAAAAACAGGTGATAGTCATTGCGGGAAATCATGATTCACCAGTACGTTTATCATCCTGTTCCGCTTTGCTGGCACCAATGGGTTTGCATGTATATGGAAAACTGGAAGAAAAAGTAAAACCTCTTATATTAGGAAATACATGGTTTTATCCTATCCCCTACTTTCATCCGCAGACAGTTGCGAATCTTTATGGCGTTGAAATCCAAGATGAAGAGGAAGCATTTTTATGTATCCAAAACGATTTAGAGGAGAAATTAAACAAGAAAGATGTCTGTCATATTGCGATTGCGCATACGTTTATGGCAAATGCCAGCGTGAGTGAAAGTGATCGTTTCGCAACGATAGGAGGGAGTGGGATGGTTTCTTCCACGGTATTTGATAAGTTTGACTATGTTGCCTTGGGGCATCTTCATCGTCATCAAAAAGCAGGACAGAACGCATATTACAGTGGTTCTCCGCTTCCTTACTCATTTTCAGAAGCTTCCTATGCGAAAAAAGTATTAATTTATGATACAGATAATGGTGAAATTCAAGAAAAATGTATACAGCCTCTTCATTCATTAAAAACATACAGTGGAAAATTAGAGGATGTCATCACACAATTAAAACAAGATAATGACACACAAAGCTATGTGAAAATAGAAATTGAAGATAAACAGACAACGATCGATATGATGGAATATTTTCAAGAACTTCACGAAGGGATTTTACAGTTAAGCGGCATACACGAGGAAACACAAAGTCGGATTGGTGTTGATTTACAGACAATGGAAACCATGCAGGATGACAGTATTGTGAAACAGTTTTTTAAGGATATGTTTCAAGAAGAACTAGATGAAGAAGAAATGCAGCTTTTTTATGAAGCACAGAAAGCGGTAAAGGAGGAAGAGTATGCTTCCTGAAAAATTAGTAATACAGGCGTTTGGACCTTATGTTGAAAAACAGGAAATTGATTTTTCCGATATTTCCAGCCATCATTTGTTTTTGATCCAGGGAGAAACAGGAAGTGGGAAAACGATGCTTTTAGATGCGATTACCTTTGCATTGTTTGGAAAAAGCAGTGGTGGACAAAGGGAAAGTATGGAAGCGATGCGCTCTCGCTTTGCAAGTGATGATATACATACATTTGTGGAATTTATATTTTCTTTAAAAGGGAAACGATATCGTTTTGTGCGAAAAGTAGAGGTAAAGACAAAGCGAAACAAAGAAAAAGTATGGAAAAGCAGTGTCGATGCCGGTGAAATTGTAAATGGAGAATTTCTTCCGTTTTTTGAGAATCCAAAACTAAAAAATGTGGAGGAAAAAGCAGAAGAACTGATTGGACTTCGCTATGAACAGTTTGTACAGGTCATGGTGCTTCCACAGGGGAAATTTGAACAGTTTCTGACAAGCAAAAGTGAAGAAAAGCAAGAAATATTAAAGACATTGTTTCAGATGGAACACTGGGAAAATATCAACGCGTGGCTGGTAGAATACATAAAACAAGAAAAACAGAAACTGGATGATCTGCAGGGAAAACAGCAAATCTATCTGGAAACGTTAAAAGAAGAATCTATTGAACAGGCAAAAGCAACTATGGATTCTTTGAAAACAGAGCTGGAAGAAAAGAAAAAGGAACTCATAAAACAAAATAAAAAGGTAGCGTGTTTGGAGAAAGAACTTGTAGAACAGAAACAAAGAAATGAAGATGAACAGGCATTTGAAACGTGCAGGAAAGAACTGGATACATTACAAGAAAAACAAGTTACCATCAATGCACAAAAAGAAAAGCTGGCTCATTATAAAAAACTGCAGGGTATTCTTCCTTATTATCATGCATATGATACAGCTGCAAAACAATATGAAAAAAGGATGCAGCAATCCCAGTTGGCATATGAAAAACTAAAAAAGATACAAGAGGAAAGTTCTTTAGAGAAAGAGAGAAAACAGCAGGTAGAAAGTTTACAGAAACATGAGGAAATATGCAGAAAAACATATCAATCTTTACAGGAAGATATGGTCCTTTTAAAAGAAATAGAGATACTAAACAAAACATGGGAAGAACATCAAAAACAGCAGAAAGAAATACTGGAAAAAGAAGAAAACGTTAGTAGGCTTTTGGAAGATACGCTAAGAAAAAAAGATGCAATGCAGAAGGATATACAAATATTAAAACAGGAATTACAGAGCAAAGAAGATATAGATAATAGACATCGAAAGCTGGAACAGGCAAAAATACTGGATGAAGAAAAACAAAGTATCAATATAGCATTAGAAAAAGAAATCCAGAACCAGCAGATGCAGGAAGAGAAGAGAAAATCCTATGAATTGGAAGTTGAAACTGCAGATGCAAAACATGAAAAAGTGTACCAGCAGTATTTACAAACAGCTGCGCTGCAGCTTTCCAAAGATTTAGAAGAAGGAAAACCTTGTCCGGTATGTGGTTCTTTGCATCATCCTTCCTATGCACATGTTTCTCATATGTATGTTGATTTACAGGAATTAAAAACATATAAAGAAAAACTGGAACAGGCGAAAGAACAGTATCAGAAACAAAAGGACTTACTAAAAGAAATCAACCTTTCTATACAAACGAAAAAACAGCGTTGTATACAGATTGATAAAGAAATTTTGCAGTTATTGGAGAAACCATTTACGAACGAAGAGTTTGAGACTGTGCAAAATAATCTTCAAATAATGCAGAAAAAAGAAAAACAGTGGCAAAACTTGCTGGTGGATGAGCAAAATATACAAAACGAAATCCAAAGACTGTATGTATTAAAAAGTGAATATCAAAACAAATCTATCACATATAAAGAAGAAAACAGCGCATATAGTGCTACTTTGAAACAGAAAACAAGTCAGCTGCATTCTCAGGATTCTATGGAAGTTATAAAGAAGCACTACCAGCAGACAGAACAAAAACAAAAGCAGTATGAAAAAGAAATAGAGATGTTACAGAAGCAAATTGAAGAAGTGAAATTACAGGAAGCTGCTGTGAAAGAAAATTATGCACATGCACAAGAGGAAGAAAAAAAGGCAAAAGAAGAAAAGAAACAGGCAGAAGATAGGTTTGTAAAACAATGTTTTACATATGGAGTAGAGAAAGAAGAAATTGTAGAAATACCAGAAGAAAACATACTTTTAAAAATGGAAGAGAGCATTCAAAGCTATGAACAAAATGTTGTGGAAGTAAGTGCACGAAAGGAAATGTTAGAAGCACGTTTACAAAAGATGGAAAGCAAGGATGTTCCTGCTTTGGAAGAAGAAAGTGAACAGGCAAGAAATGGATTAAAACAACTGCAGGAAGATACGGCAAAACAAAGAAGTCAATGGGAATTGTATCGAGCTACGTTAAAAAAAGCAGAGGATACACAACGTCTTATAGAAGTACAGATGCCGAAATTTTTAAAGAAACAGCACTTTGTAAAAGCAATGCGTGGCGATAATGGAGTGGGAATTGAACGTTATGTATTAGGTGTGCTTCTGCAAACAATTTTACAATATGCAAATCAGCTGTTGCGACAGGTTCATGATGGAAGATATCAGCTGTATCGAAGTGATGAAGCGATTGGAAGAGTGCGAAAAAGTGGATTAGAACTGGGAATTTATGATTCCTATTCCATGGGACAGCGAAGTGTGGTATCGTTAAGTGGAGGAGAAAAGTTTCTGGTATCACTTGCATTATCACTGGCAACCTCTTTTGTTGTGCAGTCAAAAAATGGGGGTATGCAGCTGGATGCGATGTTTATTGATGAAGGATTTGGTACATTGGATGAACATAGTATTGCGGATGCTTTGCATATCTTGCAGACAATGACAAAGCGAAAAGGAATGGTTGGAATTATTTCTCATGTAGAGATATTAAAGGAAAATATTGCAGATGGTATAGAAGTATGTAAAACAAGAAAAGGAAGTACAATTCGATTTAGAAAGGCGTGAGGAAGATGTATGAAGATTTAAAAAGAGTTTTACAGGAAAGCGAACATATTGTATTTTTTGGAGGTGCCGGGGTAAGTACGGAAAGCAACATTCCAGATTTTCGTTCGCAAAGTGGAATTTACAGTAAAAAAACATATCCATATCCGGCAGAAGTTATGATTTCTCATGATTTCTTTGTAACACATCCAAAAGAATTTTATGATTTTTATTTCAGTGAAATGGTATATGAAAATGCACAGCCCAATCCTGCTCATATCGCACTGGCAAAACTAGAAGAAATGGGAAAGTTAGATGCGATCGTTACGCAAAATATTGATGGACTGCATCAAAAAGCAGGAAGTAAACATGTTTTAGAACTGCATGGCAGCATTCATCGCAATCGATGCAGTGGATGTCATCGTTTTTATACATTGGAAGAAATGAAAGAAAATCGAAAAGAGGGAATTCCAGTATGCCCACATTGCGGAAAAATTTTAAAACCAGAAGTGGTGCTGTATGGAGAAGCGCTCGATAATGCAGTTGTAGAAGAAAGTATTCGCTGTATTGCTCAGGCGGATACACTGATTGTTGGAGGAACTTCTTTAGTTGTATATCCAGCAGCAGGATTGTTACAGTATTTTAAAGGAAAACATTTGATACTTATTAATAAAGATATGACTTCAATGGATCATAAAGCAGATATAATTATTCATGATCCAATTGGAGAAGTATTAAAAGAAGTTGTGTTAGATTAGTAAAAGTAAACCCAACAGTAGTAAATAGTCTTCTGTTGGGTTTATACATTTTTTTATTTTCGTTTTCTCTTTTCTAAAAGAACAGTTGCAAGCAGCCATAATCCTAAACCAATTGCGGTAATATAACCAATAAATCCTAAAGCAGGGATACCAAAAATCTTAGGTGTCATTTGTGTTGTGCACAGGATACTGCTTGCCATTAACAAACCTGCACTGACAACGCCAACAGTTAATTTGTTTACCATATGATTTACGGTTGTTAGAGGTACTGTGGAATCCATGATTTCCAGATTGATTTTTAATCGTCCTTTCATGATGGTAGAAAATACTTCAGATAGCTGGACGGGAATTCGAAGAGAATGGTTGGCGGCATCCCATACCTGTTTTCCACTTGTTGAAAGTTCTTTTTTAAAGTCTATTTTTTTTAGGATATGGGAACTGACATGGTTCGCTGCAATTTCCAGAATATTCGTAGATGGGTCAAGAAGTGTCATTGTGCTTTCCATGGTTACTAATCCACGGGCAAGCATGCTGATACCTTTTGGCATAGAAATACGATATCGATGGGCAATAGAGAAAATTTCCTGTACAGCATCACCGAGCTGGATATCCTGTAATTCCAGATGCAAGTATTTCTGCATAAAAGTTTCAATATCATCATATAAAAGAGAATGGTCAATTCGTCCGTTATGAACACCCAATGTTAAGATGACATCTACAAGTTTTTGCGTATCATTACTGGCAATTGCGATAACGGCGTTTTTCATTAAATCTTTATCCTGTTTGGATAACACTCCCATCATTCCAAAATCAATCCATACGATTTTTCCATCACGAATACGAATGTTACCAGGGTGTGGATCTGCATGAAAGAACCCATCATCTACGATTTGCTTAATATAGTTTTCTGCCAGTTTGACTGCGATTTCTTTACAGTCATAGCCATTATTTTCTAGCAGAGAAAAATCATCAATTTCAAAACCGTCAATATATTCCATCACAAGTACACGGCTGGTAGAAGCATCTATCATGACCTTTGGTGCAGAGATATAGCGAATATCTTCGTTCAAGCTTTCAAAACGCATGGCAAATTGTGCTTCATTTAAAAAATCCATTTCTTCCTTTGCTGTATGCCAGAACTCATCCAATACAATGTTGATATCGACAACGCTTCCAAGTATATCATTTAAGTGAAGCAGGTTGCCGGCTCTTCGAATAAGGGAAATGTCACGCTCCATAGTTTCATAGATGTGAGGACGCTGTATTTTTACGACGATATCTTTTCCATCCATTAATTTTGCTTTATGCACCTGTGCAATTGAAGCACTTCCAAGAGGAGTGGTTTCAAAAGATTGAAATACTTTGTCCATCTTCATACCATATTCATCCTCAATCACACCGATGACTGTTTCCATATCCATAGGAGCCACACTGTCACGAAGTTTGATAAGCTCTTTGCAGTATCGCTGGGAAAACATGTCTTGTCGAGCGGACATAATTTGTCCGATTTTTACAAATGTTGGACCTAGATCTTCTAGAATTTCACGAAACTTTACAGGATCGATCCCTTTGTTAATTTCATGCTTTTTTAGAATGCCGATGATTTGGGCAAGACGTTTTTTACTGCTTAGTGTAGAAGTAGCTTTATTCTTCATTGTCAGCCTTTTGCAGTTGTTCGATTTTTTCTTTTAGTTTTGCCAAATCTTCAACACTCATGGTATCCAGATTTTGTAAGATGGTTTCTGTGTCTGGTGCGGGTGTCAGTTTTTCTTTAATGGTGTGTTTTAATTCTTCATTCAACACCTTTCCCTGTTCAACGGTAAGTTCTCCTTTTTCTACAAGCTGGTCAATCATTTCTTTTGATTTTTCAGCGGTTACAGCGGCAGCACCAATACCTGCCAATATTAGTTTTTTTAAATCTTCTGTTAATGTAGTCATAAAACGACATCTCCTTTTCTTTACTTTAATTTTAACACTTTTCTGAAAAAAGAATACACTTTCATTCATTTTTAGAATGGATATTTTCATTTCTTTTATTCTTTGTTACAATAGATTTGGTGATATATATGAAATTTGTTTCCTTTGAAAAATATCTTCAACATGCGGGTATCTTATATAATAAAGTGCGATACAGCAAACAAGCGGAATATCAAAAACTGCTTTGGGAAGATCACAAATGTTTTTATCGTGTGTATTTGATTGGACATAATTATACTGGAGAGTATGAGGAAATGGAAGAGCGCTTAAAAAATGTAAAAAGAAAGGCGGTGTGATTTATGCGAAAACAATGGAAAATAGGAGTTGCTTTATGTCTTGTCATGGTTTTACTTTTCGGATGTAATGGAAATAAAGGAAAAGATGCAAGGATGGTTACAGATGCTTTTTTACAGGCTTTACAAAATCATAATGTTGCGGTTGCACAGGAGTATTCTTTATGGGAAAAAGAAGAACTGGAGCTTTATCAGGTTACAGAGGAAGATTATATAGCAGGTATAGATGAACAGCTGCAGGAAGAAGTTTTAAATAAAGTAATGCAATTCACTTATGTGATAGAGCAAGTTTATGAAAAAGAAGATAATGCTGCAGTTAGTATAGAATTGAATATGTATAGTTTTAAGGATGCATTGAAACAGGGAATAGAAGAAGCAGAGAAAAAATTGAAAAATGCAGGCAATAAGAACGAAGCTGAAAAAGCACAGCAAGAAGTTTTACAGATTTTGTTTGAAAAGATGCAAAAAAGTGAAGACAAGCATATTACTACTTTGAAAGTAAATTTAGTAAAACAAAATGGAGTATGGAAAGTTTCTGATAATAATGAAGAACTTCAAAAGGCATTAACAAAAAATATAGAAGATATTTTACAGTATACAAACATGGAATGAAATTACATTAAATAGGCAAGTGTGTATGTAAAGTATTATATAGGTGGGATGAGTTATACGAATCAGAGTTCTTAAGTAAAAAATACCAAAAAAACACCTGATTCCATAAGCGAAAGAGGTGTTTTTTTGTACTACATTCGTATGGCGAGTGCTTGAATCTATCAATCAAATTGTATCGCATATCGACCATATTGACAGCTGGATTTAATTTTTTCTTTTCAAAATCATATATTTTTGTATATATACTATAATTGTGAATTGTTATGTCTTCATAAAAATTACATCTTTTACAATATCTTTAAGAAATGAGGGGTCTATTTAATGTTAACAAAATCATTGATAGATATGTTATATACTATTTTAATTTATTTTGTAAATTCAATAAGTGTTATTGGGATAATGTGGGTTTATCAGAAAGTCAGAAATATAAAAATAAGTTTCATTAAATTTGCAGTGGCGATTCTTTTTTGTGTCATAACTTATATTTTTTGTTTTGAAATTCTATTAGCTCCAGTAACCCAATGGATTCTATATGATTGCAATAATGATATTTTGTCATGGGCATATGTTAATATAACCAATTATATTGTTTTAGTATCATCAATCTATTTATTTTTAGAAAAAGATATAAAAATAAATCTAATTCTTACTTCCATTTTATGGGCAATGTATACATTTTTATTATTTGGATTTAATAACTTTTTATATTTGATTTCATCATCTGGATCAATATATTATCTTCTGTTAGGAATACTGATGGCAATTATGATCGCACTTCTTCAAAATTTCTTAGCAAAAAAACTTCATTTAAATGAAATCATGATAGAGTTTGAAAAGAAAAATTATTCCTATTTATCTATCATCTGCATTTCTATTTTGATTATAATGGCTTTTGCCTGGACACAAATCATCATACCAAAAGGCAAAGCAGAATTTCGATTAGAGGAAGTTATGATAATTTTTCTGGTCATCACTTTTTCAATTGTTTTAGTTCAATATGCATATAATCTCTTAAAAATCAAGCAGGAGAATGAATATAACCAAATAGTATTACACCAGCAACAGCTGTATATTCAAGATTTAGAAGATATTCAGCAAAACATGCGAGCTTTTAAACATGACTATAAGAATATGATGTCTAGTCTTTATCTTGATTCAAAGGAAGGGAATATCAAAAAGGTTGAAAACTTAATTCAGGGTATGATTGACGATTTTGATGATACTATAGATTCAAAAATGGCATTAACAACGCAGCTTTCCAATATACGCGAAAGCGAAGTCAAAAGTTTACTATTTAAAAAGATTACGGATATCTATCATAAAAAAATAAGTTTTCATTTGGAAGTGTTGTACCCACTGCATAAAAACAAAATCCAAACAATTGATTTAGTAAGAATATTAGGGATTCTTATGGATAATGCAATAGAAGAAGTGGAACAAAATCATAATGATTTAACCTTGCTGATATTACAGGAAGAAAATTCTTTAACAATTGTTGTAGAGAATTATGTGGAAAAAGAAGTAAATATTAATGATATAAATAATAGTGGTTTTACAACCAAAAAAGACCATTCTGGAATTGGTCTTCAAAGTTTAGAAACGATTATAGAAAAATATCCAAATATTTCTTATAAAGTTAGCTGTCGTAATCATCGTTTCATACAGGAAATTATTATTTTTAACAGTTAGGGGAGATGTGTGTGTTACAGATTTATATTTGTGATGATGAAATCGAAATTTTAAACTTCATAAAAAAAGAAATTGATAATCAAGTTTTAATACAAGATTACGATATGATGGTTTGTTCTTGTTATACAAATCCTATTGATTTAATGAAGGATATCACAAACAGCAAAACAAGGCGAAACTTGTATTTTTTAGATGTTGAACTAAAAAATGAGAAATACGATGGTTTTCTTTTGGGAAAAGCGATTCGTAACATTGATCCGCATGCCACAATTGTCTATATCACAAGTTACAAGGATTTAGCATACAAAACGTTTCAGTACCATCTTGAAGCATTTGATTAT encodes:
- a CDS encoding exonuclease SbcCD subunit D, yielding MKILHTADWHLGIALHKQSLMEDQYDFIKQLKQIVMDENIDVIIIAGDIYDTTLASKEAIELYDKCMHMLCMELQKQVIVIAGNHDSPVRLSSCSALLAPMGLHVYGKLEEKVKPLILGNTWFYPIPYFHPQTVANLYGVEIQDEEEAFLCIQNDLEEKLNKKDVCHIAIAHTFMANASVSESDRFATIGGSGMVSSTVFDKFDYVALGHLHRHQKAGQNAYYSGSPLPYSFSEASYAKKVLIYDTDNGEIQEKCIQPLHSLKTYSGKLEDVITQLKQDNDTQSYVKIEIEDKQTTIDMMEYFQELHEGILQLSGIHEETQSRIGVDLQTMETMQDDSIVKQFFKDMFQEELDEEEMQLFYEAQKAVKEEEYAS
- a CDS encoding AAA family ATPase, with the translated sequence MLPEKLVIQAFGPYVEKQEIDFSDISSHHLFLIQGETGSGKTMLLDAITFALFGKSSGGQRESMEAMRSRFASDDIHTFVEFIFSLKGKRYRFVRKVEVKTKRNKEKVWKSSVDAGEIVNGEFLPFFENPKLKNVEEKAEELIGLRYEQFVQVMVLPQGKFEQFLTSKSEEKQEILKTLFQMEHWENINAWLVEYIKQEKQKLDDLQGKQQIYLETLKEESIEQAKATMDSLKTELEEKKKELIKQNKKVACLEKELVEQKQRNEDEQAFETCRKELDTLQEKQVTINAQKEKLAHYKKLQGILPYYHAYDTAAKQYEKRMQQSQLAYEKLKKIQEESSLEKERKQQVESLQKHEEICRKTYQSLQEDMVLLKEIEILNKTWEEHQKQQKEILEKEENVSRLLEDTLRKKDAMQKDIQILKQELQSKEDIDNRHRKLEQAKILDEEKQSINIALEKEIQNQQMQEEKRKSYELEVETADAKHEKVYQQYLQTAALQLSKDLEEGKPCPVCGSLHHPSYAHVSHMYVDLQELKTYKEKLEQAKEQYQKQKDLLKEINLSIQTKKQRCIQIDKEILQLLEKPFTNEEFETVQNNLQIMQKKEKQWQNLLVDEQNIQNEIQRLYVLKSEYQNKSITYKEENSAYSATLKQKTSQLHSQDSMEVIKKHYQQTEQKQKQYEKEIEMLQKQIEEVKLQEAAVKENYAHAQEEEKKAKEEKKQAEDRFVKQCFTYGVEKEEIVEIPEENILLKMEESIQSYEQNVVEVSARKEMLEARLQKMESKDVPALEEESEQARNGLKQLQEDTAKQRSQWELYRATLKKAEDTQRLIEVQMPKFLKKQHFVKAMRGDNGVGIERYVLGVLLQTILQYANQLLRQVHDGRYQLYRSDEAIGRVRKSGLELGIYDSYSMGQRSVVSLSGGEKFLVSLALSLATSFVVQSKNGGMQLDAMFIDEGFGTLDEHSIADALHILQTMTKRKGMVGIISHVEILKENIADGIEVCKTRKGSTIRFRKA
- a CDS encoding NAD-dependent protein deacylase — translated: MYEDLKRVLQESEHIVFFGGAGVSTESNIPDFRSQSGIYSKKTYPYPAEVMISHDFFVTHPKEFYDFYFSEMVYENAQPNPAHIALAKLEEMGKLDAIVTQNIDGLHQKAGSKHVLELHGSIHRNRCSGCHRFYTLEEMKENRKEGIPVCPHCGKILKPEVVLYGEALDNAVVEESIRCIAQADTLIVGGTSLVVYPAAGLLQYFKGKHLILINKDMTSMDHKADIIIHDPIGEVLKEVVLD
- a CDS encoding ABC1 kinase family protein; amino-acid sequence: MKNKATSTLSSKKRLAQIIGILKKHEINKGIDPVKFREILEDLGPTFVKIGQIMSARQDMFSQRYCKELIKLRDSVAPMDMETVIGVIEDEYGMKMDKVFQSFETTPLGSASIAQVHKAKLMDGKDIVVKIQRPHIYETMERDISLIRRAGNLLHLNDILGSVVDINIVLDEFWHTAKEEMDFLNEAQFAMRFESLNEDIRYISAPKVMIDASTSRVLVMEYIDGFEIDDFSLLENNGYDCKEIAVKLAENYIKQIVDDGFFHADPHPGNIRIRDGKIVWIDFGMMGVLSKQDKDLMKNAVIAIASNDTQKLVDVILTLGVHNGRIDHSLLYDDIETFMQKYLHLELQDIQLGDAVQEIFSIAHRYRISMPKGISMLARGLVTMESTMTLLDPSTNILEIAANHVSSHILKKIDFKKELSTSGKQVWDAANHSLRIPVQLSEVFSTIMKGRLKINLEIMDSTVPLTTVNHMVNKLTVGVVSAGLLMASSILCTTQMTPKIFGIPALGFIGYITAIGLGLWLLATVLLEKRKRK
- a CDS encoding phasin family protein produces the protein MTTLTEDLKKLILAGIGAAAVTAEKSKEMIDQLVEKGELTVEQGKVLNEELKHTIKEKLTPAPDTETILQNLDTMSVEDLAKLKEKIEQLQKADNEE
- a CDS encoding sensor histidine kinase — encoded protein: MLTKSLIDMLYTILIYFVNSISVIGIMWVYQKVRNIKISFIKFAVAILFCVITYIFCFEILLAPVTQWILYDCNNDILSWAYVNITNYIVLVSSIYLFLEKDIKINLILTSILWAMYTFLLFGFNNFLYLISSSGSIYYLLLGILMAIMIALLQNFLAKKLHLNEIMIEFEKKNYSYLSIICISILIIMAFAWTQIIIPKGKAEFRLEEVMIIFLVITFSIVLVQYAYNLLKIKQENEYNQIVLHQQQLYIQDLEDIQQNMRAFKHDYKNMMSSLYLDSKEGNIKKVENLIQGMIDDFDDTIDSKMALTTQLSNIRESEVKSLLFKKITDIYHKKISFHLEVLYPLHKNKIQTIDLVRILGILMDNAIEEVEQNHNDLTLLILQEENSLTIVVENYVEKEVNINDINNSGFTTKKDHSGIGLQSLETIIEKYPNISYKVSCRNHRFIQEIIIFNS